In Aquiflexum balticum DSM 16537, a single genomic region encodes these proteins:
- a CDS encoding serine hydrolase domain-containing protein has protein sequence MKPTFQTLILFVFPFQIFAQSALPRNTPEALNISSKGIQEFLDAVGSESKHEMHSLMILRNGQVAAEGWWAPYGPKTKHTMYSVSKTFTASAIGLAVADGKLKVTDKVISFFPESLPTTVSPHLAELEIKDLLSMTVGHDKSFNQEVFTQEDWVKAFLNLPIADKPGTKFLYNTSASYMLSAIIQKVTGQNLLEYLQPRLLDPLGISGADWEKDLEGIAVGGWGIRVKTEDMAKLGQLFLQKGNWNGKQILPESWIEEASTMKIMQEPDASPERIASNDWVQGYGYQMWRSRYNSYRADGAFGQYILILPELEGVIVITSETSDMQGLLDLVWKHLLPAFDNDPSSEKNLERNLKNLSLSPLKSKSNKKLENTISNNTYIVENQNNIVNEFNIKFLKSSIKLSLKVGEESHEFFLASGNWLLGTTDRKGPNLFHFAQNQLDGLAPFKVAGSYAWKDEKTIEIKLKYYESPHTETILITFEGDHAEIIFKNSFENREDWPVFVGKA, from the coding sequence ATGAAACCCACCTTTCAAACATTAATTCTATTCGTGTTTCCTTTTCAGATTTTTGCCCAAAGCGCTTTACCTAGAAATACCCCCGAAGCACTGAATATTTCCAGCAAAGGGATTCAAGAGTTTTTGGATGCTGTAGGCTCTGAAAGCAAACATGAAATGCACAGCCTGATGATTTTGAGAAATGGTCAGGTGGCAGCTGAGGGTTGGTGGGCGCCTTATGGTCCGAAAACCAAGCATACCATGTATTCTGTGAGCAAAACATTCACTGCTTCAGCAATAGGTTTGGCAGTTGCAGATGGAAAGCTGAAAGTCACCGATAAGGTTATATCTTTTTTCCCGGAATCATTACCGACAACAGTTAGCCCCCATTTGGCGGAATTGGAAATAAAAGACCTGCTTTCGATGACCGTAGGACATGACAAAAGTTTCAACCAGGAAGTTTTTACGCAGGAAGATTGGGTCAAGGCTTTTTTGAATTTGCCCATTGCCGACAAGCCCGGCACCAAGTTTCTATACAATACCTCTGCGAGCTATATGCTATCAGCCATCATCCAAAAAGTAACCGGACAAAATCTATTGGAATATCTTCAGCCAAGGTTGTTGGATCCATTGGGTATATCCGGAGCGGATTGGGAGAAAGATTTGGAAGGGATTGCCGTTGGGGGATGGGGTATCAGGGTAAAAACCGAAGATATGGCCAAGCTTGGACAATTGTTTTTGCAAAAGGGGAATTGGAACGGGAAACAGATTTTACCGGAATCTTGGATTGAAGAAGCCAGTACCATGAAAATCATGCAGGAACCCGATGCTTCACCTGAAAGGATTGCTTCCAATGATTGGGTTCAGGGATATGGCTACCAAATGTGGCGAAGCAGGTATAATTCCTACCGGGCAGATGGTGCCTTTGGACAATATATCCTGATATTGCCTGAATTGGAAGGAGTGATCGTCATCACATCTGAAACCAGTGACATGCAGGGTTTATTGGATTTGGTTTGGAAGCATCTACTTCCTGCATTTGATAATGATCCTTCTTCTGAAAAAAACCTTGAAAGAAATTTAAAAAATCTTTCTCTTTCTCCTCTAAAAAGTAAATCAAATAAAAAACTAGAAAATACAATAAGTAATAATACCTATATTGTTGAAAATCAAAATAATATAGTAAATGAATTTAATATAAAATTTCTGAAATCCAGCATTAAACTTTCCTTGAAGGTGGGAGAGGAGTCTCACGAATTCTTCCTGGCTTCGGGAAACTGGCTTCTGGGAACAACAGACAGAAAAGGTCCCAACCTTTTCCACTTTGCCCAAAACCAACTTGATGGTTTGGCCCCATTTAAAGTTGCCGGAAGTTATGCCTGGAAAGATGAAAAGACCATTGAAATAAAACTGAAATACTATGAAAGCCCTCATACCGAAACCATTCTGATCACCTTTGAAGGAGATCATGCAGAGATTATTTTCAAAAACAGTTTTGAGAATAGGGAAGATTGGCCGGTATTTGTGGGGAAAGCTTAA
- a CDS encoding helix-turn-helix domain-containing protein produces the protein MKNFTIIRSENQYLNYCDELEKLSNEYSKNPNQDLIDLIDTITLLIENYDESNSTFEESEPIQLLKFLMQENNLNQKELAETLEISKGHLSDILNYKKGLSKNMIRSLSERFKMQQSAFNRPYELKSVSNNQLKSAGLRNSQKETEKV, from the coding sequence ATGAAAAATTTCACAATTATCAGATCAGAAAATCAATATTTGAACTATTGTGACGAATTGGAAAAACTTTCAAATGAATATAGCAAGAATCCAAATCAAGATTTAATTGATTTGATTGATACCATCACTTTATTGATTGAGAATTATGATGAATCCAATTCAACTTTTGAAGAATCAGAGCCAATTCAATTATTAAAATTTCTGATGCAGGAAAATAATCTGAACCAGAAAGAATTGGCTGAAACTTTAGAAATTTCAAAGGGTCATCTTTCAGATATTTTAAATTATAAAAAAGGGCTTTCAAAAAATATGATCAGGAGTTTGTCAGAAAGATTTAAGATGCAGCAGAGTGCCTTTAATAGACCTTATGAGCTAAAATCAGTTTCAAATAATCAACTTAAAAGTGCAGGTTTGAGAAATTCCCAAAAAGAAACGGAAAAAGTTTAA
- a CDS encoding type II toxin-antitoxin system HigB family toxin, whose amino-acid sequence MKVHIIKWRSIEKFVKEHSRSEVSFEIFKTSIKYADWDSIHDIQKTFASADIINNNRIVFNIGGNNFRLICSYWFGPKMVHLYVKWIGTHSEYSKLCKQNLQYTVDLY is encoded by the coding sequence ATGAAAGTACATATTATTAAATGGAGGTCGATTGAGAAATTTGTAAAGGAACACTCACGATCTGAGGTTTCCTTTGAGATATTCAAAACTTCTATTAAATATGCGGATTGGGATTCAATACATGACATTCAAAAGACTTTTGCTTCTGCTGATATTATAAACAACAACAGAATTGTATTTAATATTGGTGGAAATAATTTCAGACTGATATGTTCATATTGGTTTGGCCCAAAGATGGTTCATTTGTATGTGAAATGGATTGGAACTCATTCTGAGTATTCTAAGCTGTGCAAGCAAAATTTACAATACACTGTTGATTTATATTAA
- a CDS encoding RES family NAD+ phosphorylase, producing the protein MSESYYKNPFGCSYSAGRWNPKGMGMIYAGSGPALSLLEYLCIKGNAVSGKSWYMIEFEIQNPDLIGTMEKESLPKQWNILPHGKITQDFGKIWLQEKEFPFLRVPSARLNLSFYPLEHNLLINPEFPDLKKYMEFVGQVRFDYLLSS; encoded by the coding sequence ATGTCAGAATCCTATTATAAAAATCCATTTGGTTGTTCATATAGCGCAGGGAGATGGAATCCAAAAGGCATGGGGATGATTTACGCCGGAAGTGGGCCTGCCTTATCTTTATTGGAATACCTGTGTATCAAGGGCAATGCCGTTTCAGGAAAATCCTGGTATATGATTGAATTTGAAATCCAAAATCCGGATTTAATAGGAACAATGGAAAAAGAAAGTTTACCAAAACAATGGAATATATTGCCACATGGCAAAATCACCCAGGACTTTGGGAAGATTTGGTTACAGGAAAAGGAATTTCCTTTTTTAAGAGTACCTTCAGCCAGATTAAATCTTTCATTTTATCCGTTGGAACATAACCTTTTGATCAATCCTGAATTCCCTGATCTGAAAAAGTATATGGAATTTGTAGGGCAGGTTAGGTTTGATTATTTGTTGAGTTCTTGA
- a CDS encoding antitoxin Xre/MbcA/ParS toxin-binding domain-containing protein encodes MASKKTKPYEESHPREENIVSDFQYEAPYGNTTAFQVERSGHSKSYDIPSGYGFFVPAFAKANSMAEVGEILDQNLLSEDISPIVDFLDLKIQEIAKAASVSPSTVSRWDNKSPIGTPGSYQFFKIDEVIKKGVDLFGNTTLLKQWLDSPNMALGNMAPIKLITSMIGLEWVDEALDALHFGNVM; translated from the coding sequence ATGGCCTCTAAAAAGACAAAGCCTTACGAAGAATCCCATCCAAGAGAAGAGAATATTGTTTCTGATTTTCAATATGAGGCTCCTTATGGCAATACTACGGCATTTCAGGTGGAGAGATCCGGACATTCAAAATCATATGATATTCCAAGTGGGTATGGATTTTTTGTACCTGCGTTTGCAAAAGCAAATAGTATGGCCGAAGTAGGGGAGATATTGGACCAAAATCTTCTTTCAGAAGATATTTCCCCTATCGTTGATTTTTTGGATCTAAAAATTCAAGAGATAGCCAAGGCTGCTTCTGTGTCCCCAAGTACTGTTTCCCGATGGGATAATAAGAGTCCGATTGGTACTCCGGGGTCCTATCAGTTTTTTAAAATAGACGAGGTCATCAAAAAAGGCGTGGATTTATTTGGCAATACCACCCTTTTGAAGCAATGGTTGGACAGTCCGAATATGGCTCTTGGAAATATGGCTCCCATTAAGTTGATTACCTCCATGATAGGCTTGGAGTGGGTAGATGAGGCCTTGGATGCCCTTCATTTTGGCAATGTCATGTAA